A region of the Paracoccaceae bacterium genome:
GTTCGTCGGCTATGCCCCCTACGATGCGCCCCGCTACGCGGTGTCGGTGGTGGTCGAGCACGGCGGCGGCGGGTCGGCGGCGGCCGCGCCGATCGGCCGCGATGCCATCCTGCGGGCGCTGCACGATGGCGTGCCGCCGGTGTCGGCCTATCCGGCGGCGCAGCGCAACCGGATCGAGACGATGCACAAGAACCTGCCGCTGCGCGATCCGGGCAGCCTGCCGCCCGTGCCGTCCCGGGCCTGAGTGCGGCGATGAGTTTCCTCGAATACCGCGTCAAGATGGTGCCGACGGGCCTGCGCAAGGTCCTCTATGTGAACTGGCCCCTGGTGCTGCTGCTGGCGGCGGTCGCCTCGGTCGGGTTCCTGATGCTCTATTCGGTGGCGGGCGGGCGGCTGCATGTCTGGGCCGAGCCGCAGATGAAGCGCTTTGCCTTCGGCCTGGCGGTGATGTTCGCGGTGGCCTTCGTGCCGATCTGGTTCTGGCGCAACATCTCGGGCCTGGCCTATGGCCTGTCGCTGCTGCTGCTGCTGGCGGTGGAATTCTTCGGTGTCGTGGGCATGGGCGCGCAGCGCTGGATCGACATGGGCTTCATGCGGCTTCAGCCGTCGGAACTGATGAAGATCACGCTCGTGATGATGCTGGCGGCCTATTACGACTGGCTGGACGTGAAGAAGACGTCGCGCCCGCTCTATGTCGCGATCCCGCTGTTCCTGATCCTGCTGCCCGCCGGGCTGACGCTGATCCAGCCCGACCTCGGGACCGGCCTGCTGATCGCCATCGGCGGCGGCATCGTGATGTTCTGCGCCGGGGTCCACTGGCTCTACTTCGCGGTGGTCATCGGCATGGGCGCCGCGGCGGTCTCGGCGGTGTTCCTGTCGCGCGGCAGCGAATGGCAACTGCTGAAGGACTATCAGTACCGCCGCATCGACACCTTCCTCGATCCCGCCAACGATCCGCTCGGGGCGGGCTATCACATCAGCCAGGCCAAGATCGCGCTGGGATCGGGCGGCTGGACCGGGCGTGGCTACATGCAGGGCACGCAGAGCCGCCTGAACTTCCTGCCCGAGAAGCACACCGACTTCATCTTCACCACCCTGGCCGAGGAGTTCGGCTTCGTGGGCGGCTTCTCGCTGCTGGTGCTCTATGTGCTGATCATCGGGTTCTGCATCGTCGCGGCGATGCAGAACAAGGACCGGTTCTCGTCGCTGGTCACGCTCGGCATCGCCGCCACCTTCTTCCTGTACTTCGCCATCAACATGCTGATGGTCATGGGACTGGCGCCGGTGGTCGGCGTGCCGCTGCCGCTGGTCAGCTATGGCGGGTCCTCGATGCTGGTGCTGCTGGCCGCCTTCGGGATCGTGCAAAGCGCGCATGTCCACAGGCCGCGCTAGCGGCACGAACCGGAAAGGCTGTTCCTCCCGTGATCACCGTCCTCTTTGCCGCCGACCGCGACCTCTGGCCCCATTACGCCCCGCCCCTGCGGCAGGCGCTGGACGAGGCGGGGATCGCCGCGGATGTCGTGACCGAGGCCGACCCCGCCACGGTCGACTATATCGTGTTCTCGCCGGGCGGCACGGTGCAGGATTTCCGGCCCTACACGCGCACCCGGGCGGTGCTGAACCTGTGGGCCGGGGTCGAGCGGGTCGTGCAGAACGACACGCTGACCCAGCCGCTGTGCCGGATGGTCGACCCCGCGATGACCGACAGCATGGCCGAATGGGTGGCCGCGCATGTGCTGCGGCACCATCTGGGCACCGATGTGCACGTGCGGGGGCAGGATGGCGTCTGGCGGCATGACAAGGCCGCCCGCCCGCCGCTTGCCCCCGAACGCCCCGTCACCATCCTTGGCCTGGGCGAGTTGGGGCGGGCCTGCGCGCGGGTGCTCGCGCCCTTCGGATTTCCCCTGACCGGGTGGAGCCGCAGCCCCGCCGAGGTGCCGGGGATGCGCTGCCTGTCGAGCCCCGGCGGGCTGGATGCGGCGCTGCGCGGCGCCGCGATGGTGATCCTGCTGGTGCCGCGCACGCCGCAGACCGAGAACATCCTGAACGCCCGAACCCTGGCCCTGCTGGCCCCCGGCGCCTTCGTCATCAATCCCGGCCGAGGGCCGCTGATCGACGACGACGCCCTGCTGGCGGCGCTCGACAGCGGGCATGTCGCGCATGCCACGCTCGACGTGTTCCGGCAGGAACCGCTGCCGCCCGACCATCCGTTCTGGGCGCATCCCCGCGTCACCGTCACCCCGCATGTCGCCGCCTACACGCGGCCCGAGACGGCAAGCCGCGTGATCGCGCAGAACATCGTGCGGGGGCAGGCGGGGTTGCCGTTCCTGCATCTGGTGGACCGCGCGCGGGGCTATTGACCCGCGCGCCGTCGCCGGCTCACCGGATCGCGTCGCTGCAACGGAAGAACGCGTCCAGTGCCGCCTTGCTGCCGTAGAGGCCGCGTTCGAGGATGATGCCGGGGCCCTGGAACGATACTTGCGTGGCGTTCTGGAACGAATCGTCGATCAGCCCCGGCCCGTCCATGCGGCCTTCGGTAATCCGGCCCCAGGCCCGGCCGTCGCGGCCCTCGATGATCTCGACATCGTGGGGCGTCGGGGTGTCGCCCGGCCCGAAACTGACCATGACGGCGACGCGCGCGCCGGGGCCGCCCATCGGGCCGTTGTCGCTGAAGTCGATGTAGGAATTGTCGCGGTCGATCTCGAACCGCAGCGTCGGCTGCACCGTGTCCTGGGCTTCGCAAGCCAGCACCCGGCCGTCCGCCCGGATCTCGTTGATGACCCAGTCGCCCGCGACGGCCACGCGGGTCAGCGTCGTTTCCGAAGGCTCGGCCGCACCGGCCGACAGGGGGCCCGGCTGTGCCATGCACTCCTCGACCTTCAGGATCGCCGCCGCGCTGCCGGACAGCATGAAGTCATAGTCGCCCCGGCCCAGGCCCAGGATCGCCTCGCGCCCCTGCCGCAGACCGTCCAGTTCGGCCATGCCCAGCCAGGCGATCGTCCAGCCCCCGACCGCGGTTCCGGAGGCATGGTCGGACCCGCGGCCGTAGCCCTGCCCCGACCCCAGGCCGTCGACACGCAGCGTCCCCTCCCATTCGGGGGTCGAAGCGACCGGCACGGCCAGTTGCCATTGCATCCCGTCCCAGCCGAGCCGATGGGCCGCACCGTCGCTGCGGACGGCTTCGGCAAAGCAATAGGCAGGGCCCGAGGGTGCGCGCGCGGCAAATACGTTCCAGCCGCGCGCCTCGCCATAGAAGGTCTCCTGTCCTGCCAGGGCCACGATGTCATAGCCGCCGTAGACGTTGTTCTGGGCTGCGGCCGGCACGGCGGCGCAGACGACAATCGCCGCGAGTCTTGGGATGTGCATGGGTTCCACCTTTGCGTGGCGTCAACACTGCCGCTCCGCCGGCAACCGCCACGCCGCGAACCTATGGCGAATGTCGCGCGCCGCACAAGTGGCGGCACCTCGCCCTGCCTGCCTCCGGCATGGTGCGTGTCGCGGACGGAACAGACAGCACGCGCGGCGCTCGGCACCACGGCGGCATGCGGTATGGCACGGGTGTCCTTCTTGTTCTTGCGGCGGCAACGCTCTGGTCGCTGATCGCCATCGCGATCCGGCTGGTGGACGAGGCCGATACCTGGGCGGTGCTGTTCTGGCGCTCGGCCGGGATGATCCCGGCGCTGGTCCTGCTGATTCTCTGGCGGTCGGGGGGGCGGCTGGTCGGCCCGATGCGCGCCACCGGGCTGGCCGGGCTGGTGGGGGGCTTCGGGCTGGTGCTGGCCTTCGCAGGGGCGATCTTTGCCATCCGCACCACCACCGTTGCCAATGCGGTGTTCCTGTTCGCCGCCTCGCCGTTCCTTGCCGCCATCCTCGGCCGGCTGATCCTGCGCGAGACGGTCCGGCCGGCCACCTGGGGGGCCATCGCGCTGGCCGGGGCCGGCATGTTCCTGATGGTGCGCGAGGGGCTCAGCCTCGGCATGGGTCTTGGCAACGCCGCGGCGCTGGCCTCGGCGCTGGGCTTCGCGCTGTTCACGCTGGCGCTGCGCTGGGGGCGGCTGGCCGACATGTTCCCGATGATCCTGCTCGGCGCGCTGATGTCGATCGGGGTGGCGGCCGTGGTGTCGGCGGC
Encoded here:
- a CDS encoding DMT family transporter; translated protein: MRYGTGVLLVLAAATLWSLIAIAIRLVDEADTWAVLFWRSAGMIPALVLLILWRSGGRLVGPMRATGLAGLVGGFGLVLAFAGAIFAIRTTTVANAVFLFAASPFLAAILGRLILRETVRPATWGAIALAGAGMFLMVREGLSLGMGLGNAAALASALGFALFTLALRWGRLADMFPMILLGALMSIGVAAVVSAAQGGTLAVPLRDIAISAGAGVVLLTFGMALYTAGSRVVPAAELTLLSMIEVLLAPVWAWVLLAEGATPATLLGGGVVLTAVAFNALSGLAARPARI
- the rodA gene encoding rod shape-determining protein RodA, with amino-acid sequence MSFLEYRVKMVPTGLRKVLYVNWPLVLLLAAVASVGFLMLYSVAGGRLHVWAEPQMKRFAFGLAVMFAVAFVPIWFWRNISGLAYGLSLLLLLAVEFFGVVGMGAQRWIDMGFMRLQPSELMKITLVMMLAAYYDWLDVKKTSRPLYVAIPLFLILLPAGLTLIQPDLGTGLLIAIGGGIVMFCAGVHWLYFAVVIGMGAAAVSAVFLSRGSEWQLLKDYQYRRIDTFLDPANDPLGAGYHISQAKIALGSGGWTGRGYMQGTQSRLNFLPEKHTDFIFTTLAEEFGFVGGFSLLVLYVLIIGFCIVAAMQNKDRFSSLVTLGIAATFFLYFAINMLMVMGLAPVVGVPLPLVSYGGSSMLVLLAAFGIVQSAHVHRPR
- a CDS encoding glyoxylate/hydroxypyruvate reductase A, whose translation is MITVLFAADRDLWPHYAPPLRQALDEAGIAADVVTEADPATVDYIVFSPGGTVQDFRPYTRTRAVLNLWAGVERVVQNDTLTQPLCRMVDPAMTDSMAEWVAAHVLRHHLGTDVHVRGQDGVWRHDKAARPPLAPERPVTILGLGELGRACARVLAPFGFPLTGWSRSPAEVPGMRCLSSPGGLDAALRGAAMVILLVPRTPQTENILNARTLALLAPGAFVINPGRGPLIDDDALLAALDSGHVAHATLDVFRQEPLPPDHPFWAHPRVTVTPHVAAYTRPETASRVIAQNIVRGQAGLPFLHLVDRARGY